The following proteins are encoded in a genomic region of Thermococcus henrietii:
- a CDS encoding MTH1187 family thiamine-binding protein: protein MVIVEFVVVPLGEKSLSRYVAEVIKLLERKGVKYQLTPMATIIETDTVGEAFEIIEEAHELMFKLGAERVSTTVRIDDRRDKERHMEDKVKSVLEKVGEVRG, encoded by the coding sequence ATGGTCATCGTCGAGTTCGTGGTGGTTCCCCTTGGGGAAAAGAGCCTGAGCAGGTACGTCGCCGAGGTGATAAAGCTTTTAGAGAGGAAGGGCGTTAAATATCAGTTGACCCCGATGGCCACAATCATCGAGACTGACACCGTTGGGGAGGCTTTTGAAATAATCGAAGAGGCTCACGAGCTCATGTTCAAGCTCGGCGCCGAGAGGGTCTCGACGACGGTGAGAATAGACGACAGACGCGATAAAGAGCGGCACATGGAGGACAAGGTTAAATCCGTCCTCGAAAAGGTTGGAGAGGTGCGAGGATGA
- a CDS encoding TIGR00296 family protein, whose protein sequence is MYRIKDEWGEFLVRLARKAIEEYVRNGRVIEPPEDTPPELWEKMGVFVTLNRHNVPPQMALRGCIGFPLPIYPLVEATIKAAIHAAVEDPRFPPVRESELDDLVIEVSVLTPPELIEGSPEERPRKIKVGRDGLIIEKGIYSGLLLPQVPIEWGWDEEEFLAQTCWKAGLPPDCWLDPDTKVYRFTAEIFEEEYPRGPVRRKPLV, encoded by the coding sequence ATGTACAGGATTAAGGACGAGTGGGGCGAGTTCCTCGTCAGGCTCGCGAGGAAAGCCATCGAGGAGTACGTGAGGAACGGGAGGGTCATCGAACCTCCAGAGGACACACCGCCGGAGCTCTGGGAAAAGATGGGCGTCTTCGTGACCCTCAACCGCCACAACGTCCCGCCACAGATGGCGCTCCGGGGATGCATAGGCTTCCCCCTGCCGATTTACCCGCTGGTCGAGGCGACGATTAAGGCGGCAATCCACGCGGCCGTGGAAGACCCGCGCTTCCCGCCGGTGAGGGAGAGCGAGCTCGATGACCTGGTAATTGAGGTGAGCGTTCTAACTCCGCCAGAACTAATCGAAGGCTCACCAGAGGAGAGGCCGAGGAAGATAAAGGTCGGCAGGGACGGCCTGATAATCGAGAAGGGCATCTACTCGGGCTTACTGCTCCCGCAGGTGCCGATAGAGTGGGGCTGGGACGAGGAAGAATTCCTGGCCCAGACCTGCTGGAAGGCCGGCCTGCCACCGGACTGCTGGCTCGACCCGGATACAAAGGTCTACCGCTTCACCGCTGAGATTTTCGAGGAGGAGTACCCGAGGGGACCTGTGAGGAGGAAGCCGTTGGTTTAA